The following coding sequences are from one Candidatus Bathyarchaeota archaeon window:
- a CDS encoding DUF1743 domain-containing protein — translation MGWSPLILHIGIDDTDSLEGGCTTYIAALLVETLIKIGVRFIDYPNLVRLNPNVPWKTRGNGAVCLRVEADQSMEGSIVGCVVDVVEENGWFEDVKTEPGIVFHIGDVPEALKLFAEEAVHGLVSLEYARSLIERHCAMALGYKGMRGLIGALAAVGNQLEGDHTYEFLAYRRPENCGKPRRLNFSSILEMDHVMGSETFNNLDPETLRPLIAPHGPDPVLFGVRGESPEAVHRAGMMIKAEEPIERWVIFRTNQGTDAHLGSLSRVSDLRPHTPVVVSGVVSSPPKVIPGGHVIFTLEDGTGRVECAAYEPTGRFREIVRSLIPGDEVRASGGVREGDGITGLTINLEKLEILRLKDEVLLLNPNCPACGGSMESMGRGKGFRCRRCNFKDRELRKRAVRLERSLKPGVYLPPPRAQRHLTKPLQRYGKEKRPPQSIKLHQPWHWP, via the coding sequence TTGGGTTGGTCTCCTTTGATCCTTCATATAGGGATAGATGACACGGACTCGTTGGAGGGCGGCTGCACCACCTACATCGCGGCCCTACTTGTCGAGACGCTCATAAAAATAGGTGTCAGGTTCATCGACTATCCCAACCTCGTGAGGCTTAACCCGAATGTTCCTTGGAAGACGAGGGGGAATGGGGCGGTCTGCCTTAGGGTTGAGGCTGACCAGTCGATGGAGGGCTCGATAGTGGGATGCGTCGTGGATGTGGTGGAGGAGAATGGGTGGTTCGAGGATGTGAAGACGGAGCCGGGCATAGTCTTTCACATAGGGGATGTTCCCGAGGCCCTGAAGCTATTCGCCGAGGAGGCGGTTCATGGCCTGGTCTCACTGGAATACGCGAGATCCCTGATCGAGAGGCACTGCGCCATGGCCTTAGGATATAAGGGGATGAGGGGGCTGATAGGAGCCCTCGCGGCTGTTGGAAACCAGCTCGAAGGGGACCATACCTACGAGTTCCTTGCCTACAGGAGGCCCGAGAACTGTGGGAAACCCAGGAGGCTCAACTTCTCTTCCATCCTTGAGATGGACCACGTGATGGGCTCGGAGACCTTCAACAACCTCGACCCGGAGACCCTCCGCCCATTGATAGCCCCCCATGGTCCGGACCCGGTTCTATTCGGAGTTAGGGGGGAGTCCCCTGAGGCTGTTCACAGGGCCGGGATGATGATTAAGGCCGAGGAGCCCATCGAGAGGTGGGTCATCTTCAGAACCAATCAGGGAACCGACGCCCACCTCGGATCCCTCTCGAGGGTCTCGGACCTCAGGCCCCACACCCCGGTGGTGGTATCCGGAGTGGTATCTTCCCCTCCAAAGGTGATACCGGGAGGTCATGTAATCTTCACGCTGGAGGATGGAACTGGCAGGGTCGAGTGCGCAGCCTACGAGCCAACTGGGAGGTTCAGGGAGATCGTTAGAAGCCTTATACCAGGGGACGAGGTGAGGGCCTCCGGAGGAGTCAGGGAGGGGGATGGCATCACTGGTTTGACTATAAACCTGGAGAAACTCGAGATCCTGAGGCTGAAGGATGAGGTACTCCTCCTCAACCCTAACTGCCCGGCCTGCGGGGGGAGCATGGAGTCCATGGGTAGGGGTAAAGGATTCAGATGCAGGAGATGTAATTTCAAAGATCGAGAGCTGAGGAAAAGAGCTGTTAGATTGGAGAGGAGCCTAAAACCGGGGGTCTACCTACCACCCCCGAGAGCTCAGAGGCACCTTACAAAACCCCTCCAGAGGTATGGAAAGGAGAAGAGACCTCCCCAATCCATAAAGCTTCACCAGCCCTGGCATTGGCCCTAA